A section of the Paracoccaceae bacterium genome encodes:
- a CDS encoding alpha/beta fold hydrolase yields the protein MPFTDIDGITTHYQVVGDGPPLLMFSPGGFDARISKWSDLGVYKRIKLLDHLPKHFRCILFDRRENGQSGGRVEAIRWDDYVRQGAGLLDHLGIERAHLMGGCMGCCPVTAFATAMPERVSSMVLFWPVGGPNYRISSQRRFGEHIAFVEAEGLHGVVDLVHSHDKNFSADPRGGPWGQPIRNSSDFAKTYAAMDPGTYIETVRQMLANLIDRDTAPGAEPEALMALDIPSLIVPGADGFHATSAARYLQECLKGADYWDVLPDELNEEAANDRVAGFLQAVGGV from the coding sequence ATGCCGTTCACCGACATCGACGGGATCACCACTCATTATCAGGTGGTGGGCGATGGGCCGCCGCTGCTGATGTTCTCACCCGGTGGGTTTGACGCGCGGATCAGCAAATGGAGCGATCTGGGCGTCTACAAGCGCATCAAACTGCTCGACCATCTGCCGAAGCACTTCCGCTGCATCCTGTTCGACCGGCGCGAAAACGGACAATCCGGTGGCCGGGTCGAGGCGATCCGTTGGGACGATTACGTCCGCCAGGGGGCCGGATTGCTGGATCATCTGGGGATCGAGCGCGCGCATCTGATGGGCGGCTGCATGGGGTGCTGCCCGGTCACGGCATTCGCGACTGCAATGCCGGAACGTGTGTCCTCGATGGTGCTGTTCTGGCCGGTCGGCGGCCCGAACTATCGGATCAGCAGCCAGAGGCGATTTGGTGAACATATCGCGTTTGTCGAGGCTGAGGGCCTGCATGGCGTCGTCGATCTGGTGCACAGCCACGACAAGAATTTCAGCGCCGATCCGCGTGGCGGGCCCTGGGGGCAGCCGATCCGAAATTCATCCGATTTTGCAAAGACTTACGCGGCGATGGACCCCGGCACCTATATCGAAACGGTGCGTCAGATGCTGGCCAATCTGATCGACCGCGATACCGCGCCGGGGGCCGAGCCTGAGGCGCTGATGGCACTGGACATCCCATCGCTAATCGTGCCGGGTGCGGATGGGTTCCACGCGACATCCGCCGCCCGCTATCTGCAGGAGTGTCTGAAAGGGGCCGACTATTGGGATGTGCTGCCGGATGAGTTGAACGAAGAGGCGGCGAATGATCGGGTGGCCGGGTTTCTGCAGGCGGTGGGCGGGGTGTAA
- a CDS encoding IS630 family transposase (programmed frameshift), which produces MSAPLPSALRIRFQRYIEEGLSGRAAALRLKLSPATGARWARQVRMKGHAEPARQGPPRGKGKLAPHREFFEELIAQDPDITLFELRNALADAEGVRVHHSSIANLLSRLGFTYKKSLVATERRRAKVRQQRADWFRYRSPAIATFPERVVFIDETAVKTNLTRLRGRAKRGKRLTMDALFGSWGTQTLIAGLTQGALIAPWVIKGAIDGPAFAAYIREVLVPEINPGTVVILDNLATHRNKEATQALRNHGCWFLYLPPYSPDLNPIEQAFSKLKAHLRRIGARSFTQVFEAIGAICDLYDPVECWNYFKAAGYVSG; this is translated from the exons ATGTCAGCACCTTTGCCATCTGCGCTTCGGATACGGTTTCAGAGATACATTGAAGAAGGGTTGAGCGGGCGCGCGGCGGCGTTGCGGTTGAAGCTGTCGCCTGCCACAGGCGCGCGGTGGGCGCGTCAGGTGAGGATGAAGGGTCATGCGGAACCTGCCCGGCAGGGACCGCCGCGCGGCAAGGGAAAGCTGGCTCCGCATCGGGAATTCTTTGAGGAGTTGATCGCACAAGACCCTGACATCACGCTCTTTGAGTTGCGTAATGCGCTGGCCGATGCAGAGGGTGTGCGGGTGCATCACTCCTCCATCGCCAACCTTCTGTCCCGGCTCGGCTTCACGTAC AAAAAGTCGCTGGTCGCAACCGAGCGCCGCCGCGCCAAGGTAAGGCAGCAACGGGCCGACTGGTTCAGATACCGCTCGCCAGCCATTGCGACCTTTCCTGAGCGCGTTGTCTTTATTGACGAAACCGCAGTGAAGACAAACCTCACGCGCCTACGCGGCAGAGCCAAGCGCGGTAAGCGCCTGACGATGGATGCGCTCTTCGGAAGCTGGGGAACCCAAACCTTGATCGCGGGCCTGACCCAAGGCGCGCTGATCGCACCTTGGGTCATCAAGGGAGCGATAGATGGCCCCGCCTTCGCGGCCTACATCCGCGAAGTGCTGGTCCCCGAGATCAACCCCGGCACTGTCGTCATTCTCGACAACCTGGCAACCCACCGGAATAAGGAGGCGACGCAGGCTTTACGCAATCACGGCTGCTGGTTCCTTTACCTGCCACCGTACTCGCCCGACCTGAATCCCATCGAGCAGGCCTTCTCTAAACTGAAAGCCCATTTGCGACGGATCGGGGCCAGGTCCTTTACCCAGGTCTTCGAAGCAATCGGAGCAATCTGCGATCTCTACGACCCAGTAGAATGCTGGAACTACTTTAAGGCCGCCGGATATGTCTCAGGTTAA
- a CDS encoding ABC transporter substrate-binding protein — MPKTRLKTVFMTHGHTAALKDGRVSLPDYDFDFEEVLPIPKAFRRMIIGGEFEVSEMAMTTYLCAKALGAKMTALPIFLTRGFHHRAIVARPEVSTPKDLEGKVVGVNRGYTVTTSLWARAILAMDYGVDLSAVQWRRTGLEHVPDWVPPANVGDFHDSASLEDRLASGEAVAATGILKAPGTRPLINDAFGVGLAALRDRGFYPLNHALVIRDDVLAALPDLPAQLFDGFVAAKRLHLNALKAGQVTGGAEMDEILRAVMEVQDDPLPYGIAPNAKMLEVLVEQCLAQAIIPESVGIEGLFAPGVRELVG; from the coding sequence ATGCCCAAAACCCGCCTGAAAACGGTCTTCATGACCCACGGCCACACCGCCGCCCTGAAGGATGGGCGGGTAAGCCTGCCCGACTATGACTTCGACTTTGAAGAGGTTCTGCCGATCCCCAAGGCGTTCCGCCGGATGATCATCGGCGGCGAATTCGAAGTCTCAGAAATGGCGATGACAACCTACCTCTGCGCCAAGGCGTTGGGGGCGAAGATGACGGCGCTGCCGATCTTCCTGACGCGCGGGTTCCATCATCGCGCCATCGTGGCGCGGCCCGAGGTTTCGACGCCGAAGGACCTGGAAGGCAAAGTCGTCGGGGTGAACCGGGGCTATACCGTGACAACCAGCCTGTGGGCGCGGGCGATCCTGGCTATGGATTATGGCGTCGATCTGTCGGCGGTCCAGTGGAGGCGGACCGGCCTTGAGCACGTGCCCGATTGGGTCCCGCCCGCGAATGTCGGGGATTTCCACGACAGCGCCAGTCTGGAGGATCGGTTGGCCAGTGGAGAGGCGGTGGCGGCAACGGGAATCCTCAAGGCTCCTGGCACCCGGCCCCTGATCAACGATGCTTTCGGGGTGGGTCTGGCAGCACTCCGCGACCGGGGGTTTTATCCGCTGAACCACGCGCTGGTGATCCGCGACGATGTGCTTGCGGCGCTTCCCGATTTGCCCGCGCAGCTGTTTGATGGCTTCGTGGCTGCCAAACGGCTTCATCTGAACGCGCTGAAGGCCGGTCAGGTAACGGGCGGGGCCGAGATGGATGAGATTCTGCGCGCCGTGATGGAGGTTCAGGACGACCCCCTGCCCTATGGCATCGCGCCGAACGCCAAGATGCTGGAGGTGCTGGTGGAGCAATGCCTGGCGCAGGCGATCATTCCGGAAAGTGTCGGCATTGAGGGGCTATTTGCGCCGGGCGTGCGGGAGTTGGTGGGATAG
- a CDS encoding alcohol dehydrogenase catalytic domain-containing protein, translated as MSQKVLAAVRTAPETTEFREFPMPDIPDDGALLKVEVAGICGTDVKFYAKPPIDDPVIMGHENIGVIAKAGATFKKRRGLREGDRVFAEHYVGCMNCEHCHRGDYRLCMATDWRKNPEGIRFGYTPATRAPHLWGGFAQYMFLPWNSVIHRVPDGLSAELAGVVTPMANGIQWALFDCNVGYDSRVLVQGPGQQGLSQVVACKQAGASLIIVTGTAKDAKRLEVALKLGADHVINVDAEDPLERIAEITGGEGVDVALDCTAGGGTIPTLLGIEALKRKGGTLLIQGEGLAEFPNFPFGKIANKYITVKAARGHNYESCELALKQLNSTRFPLDLITTHRFGLDQTHDAIKAVGGSSEVIHASLLPWE; from the coding sequence GTGTCTCAGAAGGTCTTGGCTGCCGTTCGCACCGCGCCGGAAACCACCGAATTCCGTGAATTTCCCATGCCCGACATCCCCGATGATGGCGCACTTTTGAAGGTCGAGGTTGCGGGCATCTGCGGCACCGACGTCAAGTTCTACGCCAAACCGCCGATCGACGATCCGGTGATCATGGGGCATGAGAATATCGGCGTCATCGCCAAGGCCGGCGCGACCTTCAAGAAACGGCGCGGGCTGCGCGAAGGCGACCGCGTGTTCGCCGAACACTACGTCGGCTGCATGAACTGCGAACACTGCCATCGCGGCGATTATCGCCTGTGCATGGCGACCGACTGGCGCAAGAACCCTGAAGGCATCCGATTTGGCTATACCCCCGCGACACGTGCACCGCACCTTTGGGGCGGATTTGCGCAATACATGTTCTTGCCGTGGAATTCGGTCATTCACCGGGTGCCTGACGGGCTGAGCGCGGAACTCGCCGGAGTGGTCACGCCAATGGCCAACGGCATCCAATGGGCGCTGTTTGATTGCAACGTGGGCTATGACAGCCGGGTGCTGGTGCAGGGACCGGGACAGCAGGGGCTGAGCCAGGTGGTCGCCTGCAAGCAGGCCGGTGCGTCGCTGATCATTGTTACCGGAACGGCGAAAGATGCGAAGCGGTTGGAAGTGGCGTTAAAACTCGGCGCCGACCATGTTATCAACGTCGACGCCGAAGACCCGCTGGAACGGATTGCTGAAATCACCGGGGGTGAGGGGGTGGATGTCGCGCTGGACTGCACTGCCGGGGGCGGGACGATCCCGACCTTGCTGGGCATTGAGGCGTTGAAACGCAAAGGCGGAACGCTGTTGATCCAGGGCGAGGGGTTGGCGGAGTTCCCGAACTTCCCGTTCGGCAAGATTGCCAACAAATACATCACTGTGAAGGCGGCGCGGGGACACAATTACGAATCCTGCGAGTTGGCGCTGAAACAGCTGAACTCCACCCGCTTTCCGCTGGACCTGATCACCACCCACCGCTTTGGGTTGGACCAGACTCATGACGCGATCAAGGCGGTTGGTGGCTCGAGCGAGGTGATCCACGCCTCGTTGTTGCCATGGGAATGA
- a CDS encoding GTP-binding protein has protein sequence MGMTPDTRIPVTVLTGYLGAGKTSVLNHMLRETDRRLAVIVNEFGDIGIDGDLIETGEEELIELSSGCICCVVRGDLIRTLRSLLDSGRELDGIVIETTGVANPSPVIQTFQVDQILAGRCRLDAVVTLIDALHFASVAGEGDAQDQVTLASVILLNKASEAKRLDGVEAQLRALNPFAPVHRIDRGRVDPSQVLNTHGFALEQVADRIDQIEPAHDHTGAIETLSLTSETPIDPARLHAWLTDLLAIRGADVLRTKGILDTGDANRLAVQAVQMLLEGDEVGPWPPGPRQSRLVFIGRNFDKPELRAGFTACAADLAA, from the coding sequence ATGGGAATGACCCCCGACACCCGCATTCCGGTGACTGTTTTGACCGGCTATCTGGGGGCCGGGAAGACCAGCGTGCTGAACCATATGCTGCGCGAAACGGACAGGCGGCTTGCGGTCATCGTCAACGAATTCGGTGACATCGGAATTGACGGTGACCTGATTGAGACGGGTGAGGAGGAGCTGATCGAGCTCAGCTCAGGCTGCATCTGTTGCGTGGTGCGCGGTGATCTGATCCGCACCCTGCGCAGCTTACTGGACAGTGGGCGCGAACTGGACGGTATCGTGATCGAAACGACCGGAGTCGCCAACCCTTCACCGGTGATCCAGACGTTCCAGGTTGATCAGATTCTTGCCGGGCGGTGCCGTCTGGACGCGGTCGTGACGCTCATAGATGCGCTGCATTTTGCGAGCGTTGCGGGTGAAGGCGACGCCCAGGATCAGGTCACGTTGGCCAGCGTGATCCTGCTCAACAAAGCCAGCGAAGCGAAGCGTTTGGACGGGGTCGAGGCGCAGTTGCGTGCCCTCAACCCGTTTGCCCCGGTCCACCGGATCGATCGGGGGCGGGTGGACCCGTCGCAGGTGCTCAACACACACGGCTTCGCGCTGGAACAGGTTGCGGATCGAATTGACCAGATCGAACCCGCGCATGACCACACCGGGGCCATCGAAACCCTGTCGCTGACCAGCGAGACACCCATCGACCCCGCCCGCCTGCACGCATGGCTGACCGACCTGCTTGCCATACGCGGCGCCGACGTTTTGCGTACCAAGGGCATACTCGACACCGGGGATGCAAATAGGCTCGCCGTGCAGGCGGTTCAGATGCTGCTGGAAGGGGATGAGGTTGGCCCCTGGCCGCCCGGCCCGCGCCAATCCCGACTTGTGTTCATCGGGCGTAACTTCGACAAACCCGAACTGCGCGCTGGCTTCACCGCCTGCGCTGCCGACCTCGCCGCGTAA
- the ligK gene encoding 4-carboxy-4-hydroxy-2-oxoadipate aldolase/oxaloacetate decarboxylase, giving the protein MPVCVTNIKRADPDAAAALAQYGVATVHEAQGRTGLMHQRLRPIYRSPAISGTTVTCTLPPGDNWMIHVATEQCQPGDVLVGATISEAHSGYFGDLIATILKARGVQGLILDAGCRDVDDLEKMGFPVWSRSIHAHGTVKETLGDVNVPVSVGETLVNPGDVIVADNDGVVVVPRLEVAEVAEAAAKRVATEEKNRARYAAGELGLDVNNMRGRLAEKGRLC; this is encoded by the coding sequence ATGCCCGTCTGCGTCACCAACATCAAACGTGCCGACCCCGACGCCGCCGCCGCCTTGGCGCAATACGGCGTCGCCACGGTGCACGAAGCGCAGGGCCGCACCGGCCTGATGCACCAGCGCCTGCGCCCGATTTACCGCAGCCCGGCGATTTCCGGCACCACCGTCACCTGCACCCTACCGCCCGGCGACAACTGGATGATCCATGTCGCGACCGAGCAATGCCAGCCGGGCGACGTGCTGGTCGGCGCGACTATATCCGAGGCGCACTCAGGCTATTTCGGCGACCTGATCGCCACCATCCTGAAGGCGCGCGGCGTGCAGGGGCTGATCCTGGATGCAGGCTGCCGCGACGTGGATGACCTTGAAAAGATGGGCTTTCCGGTCTGGTCGCGCAGCATCCACGCCCATGGAACGGTCAAGGAAACGCTGGGCGACGTGAATGTGCCGGTCTCGGTCGGTGAAACGCTGGTCAACCCCGGTGACGTGATTGTCGCGGACAATGACGGGGTCGTCGTGGTGCCACGACTGGAGGTTGCTGAGGTCGCCGAAGCCGCCGCCAAGCGTGTTGCGACCGAAGAAAAGAACCGCGCCCGTTATGCGGCGGGCGAGCTGGGGCTGGACGTCAACAATATGCGCGGGCGGCTGGCCGAAAAGGGCCGATTGTGTTGA
- a CDS encoding amidohydrolase family protein → MIIDCHGHYTTEPPAFMAFRKAQIAHFDDPSLPAPVMADISDGEIRESIENNQLRALRERGADMTIFSPRASGMGHHIGDEGVSKTWTRHANDMIHRVTQLFPDNFIGVCQLPQSVGVPIENSIAELERCVLDLGFVGCNLNPDTSGGKWTGAPLTDRSWYPFFETMVELDVPAMIHVSGSCNPNFHATGAHYINADTTAFMQLIQGDLFADFPDLRLIIPHGGGAVPYHWGRYRGLADMLKKPLLKDHVMKNVFFDTCVYHQAGIDCLFKVIDIENILFASEMFGAVKGIDPETGHYFDDTKRYIEAADLSDSDRAKVFEGNARRVYPRLDAALKARNL, encoded by the coding sequence GTGATCATCGACTGCCACGGCCACTACACCACCGAACCGCCGGCCTTCATGGCCTTCCGCAAAGCCCAGATCGCGCATTTCGACGATCCGTCCCTGCCTGCCCCCGTGATGGCGGACATCAGCGACGGTGAGATTCGCGAAAGCATTGAAAACAATCAGCTTCGTGCCCTGCGCGAACGCGGCGCGGATATGACGATCTTCAGTCCGCGCGCCTCTGGCATGGGCCACCATATCGGGGATGAGGGTGTATCGAAAACCTGGACACGCCACGCCAACGACATGATCCACCGGGTCACGCAGCTGTTCCCGGACAATTTCATCGGCGTCTGCCAACTGCCGCAATCCGTCGGCGTTCCGATCGAGAATTCGATTGCTGAGTTGGAACGCTGCGTCCTCGACCTTGGCTTCGTCGGCTGCAACCTGAACCCGGATACCTCGGGCGGGAAATGGACCGGCGCGCCGCTGACGGATCGCAGCTGGTATCCGTTTTTTGAGACGATGGTGGAACTGGACGTGCCAGCGATGATCCACGTCTCAGGCTCCTGCAATCCCAATTTCCACGCGACCGGCGCGCATTACATCAATGCCGACACCACAGCCTTCATGCAGCTGATCCAGGGCGATCTGTTCGCGGATTTCCCCGACCTGCGCCTGATCATCCCGCACGGCGGGGGTGCGGTGCCCTACCATTGGGGCCGGTATCGCGGGTTGGCCGACATGTTGAAAAAGCCGCTGTTGAAAGACCACGTGATGAAGAACGTTTTCTTTGACACCTGCGTCTATCATCAGGCCGGGATTGATTGCCTGTTTAAGGTTATCGACATCGAGAACATCCTGTTCGCCTCGGAAATGTTCGGGGCGGTGAAGGGCATCGATCCGGAAACCGGGCATTATTTCGACGATACCAAACGCTATATAGAAGCCGCCGACCTGTCGGATTCTGACCGGGCCAAAGTGTTTGAAGGCAACGCGCGCCGCGTCTATCCGCGATTGGACGCGGCCTTGAAGGCGCGCAACCTCTGA
- a CDS encoding Rieske 2Fe-2S domain-containing protein has product MTTTARLCAKSEVEHEEPLKVEAAGLTLAVYRVADEFYVTDDACTHGPGSLSEGFQEGHIIECDFHGGCFDIRDGSVTAPPCMEPVKTYRLVRDDTAVVIEIE; this is encoded by the coding sequence ATGACGACGACAGCCAGGCTTTGCGCCAAATCCGAGGTTGAGCATGAAGAACCCCTGAAGGTTGAAGCCGCGGGCCTGACGCTGGCGGTGTACCGGGTGGCGGATGAGTTTTATGTCACCGATGACGCCTGCACCCATGGCCCGGGCTCTCTGTCCGAGGGGTTTCAGGAGGGTCACATCATCGAATGCGATTTCCACGGCGGCTGCTTTGACATCCGTGACGGAAGCGTCACCGCCCCGCCATGCATGGAACCGGTCAAGACCTACCGACTGGTTCGCGACGACACGGCGGTGGTGATCGAGATCGAGTGA
- a CDS encoding HAMP domain-containing protein, translating to MGFAWLKRYMPRTLYGRAAAIIVVPIFVVQFLISFEFIQRFYDDVTVRMTQNAILGLFEVHRLVDTAASPEAGLAAAASMAVPLGMDVSFVETMIGPDDYGLTDLAGAVIVRTLHDELPSVEAVRIQHSPNVVQIGMSSQFGPLLIEVQRRRFTASNPHQLLVIIMFFTAVVTFVAYRFLRNQLRPITRLAAAAEAFGKGQMVEYKPGGATEVRAAGAAFLDMRSRIERAIEQRTLMLSGVSHDLRTPLTRLKLSLSILGDDEEVAQLQRDVVDMERLIDDFLAFARGDAMEEAAMVDPAELVASVTAKAAQAGGDVTYRPPDAAVAPLMLKSQAVERALSNLIGNALRYGNRAVVSFGQESGHLSVIVEDDGPGIAEQDRAAATRAFIRLDEARNQDRGTGVGLGLAIARDVARGHGGALELGESAELGGLRAVLKFPR from the coding sequence ATGGGGTTCGCCTGGCTCAAACGTTACATGCCCAGAACGCTTTACGGGCGCGCCGCCGCAATCATTGTGGTGCCGATCTTCGTTGTCCAGTTCCTGATCTCGTTCGAATTCATCCAGCGCTTTTACGACGATGTGACGGTGCGCATGACCCAGAACGCGATCTTGGGACTGTTCGAGGTGCATCGCCTTGTGGACACGGCCGCATCCCCCGAAGCAGGGCTTGCGGCGGCGGCCTCGATGGCTGTGCCGCTGGGCATGGACGTCTCCTTCGTCGAGACGATGATAGGGCCGGATGACTACGGCCTAACCGATCTGGCGGGGGCCGTGATCGTCCGCACACTTCACGACGAGTTGCCTTCGGTCGAGGCTGTGCGCATCCAGCATTCGCCCAATGTCGTCCAGATCGGGATGAGCAGCCAGTTCGGCCCGTTATTGATCGAAGTGCAGCGGCGGCGGTTCACCGCCTCGAACCCGCATCAACTTTTGGTCATCATCATGTTTTTCACCGCCGTTGTGACGTTCGTCGCCTATCGGTTCCTGCGCAACCAGTTGCGCCCGATCACCCGTCTGGCAGCTGCCGCCGAAGCATTCGGCAAGGGCCAGATGGTCGAATACAAGCCCGGCGGCGCGACCGAAGTTCGCGCGGCGGGCGCTGCGTTTCTGGACATGCGCAGCCGGATCGAGCGCGCGATCGAGCAACGCACCCTGATGCTGTCGGGCGTCAGCCATGATCTGCGCACGCCACTGACGCGCCTGAAGCTTAGCCTGTCGATTCTGGGCGATGACGAGGAAGTGGCGCAGTTGCAGCGCGACGTTGTGGATATGGAACGCCTGATCGACGATTTCCTTGCATTTGCCCGTGGCGACGCGATGGAAGAAGCCGCGATGGTGGACCCGGCAGAGCTGGTCGCCAGCGTCACCGCCAAAGCGGCGCAGGCGGGCGGCGATGTGACTTACCGGCCACCGGATGCGGCCGTCGCGCCGCTGATGCTGAAATCCCAAGCGGTTGAACGCGCCCTGTCCAACCTGATCGGCAACGCGCTGCGTTATGGCAATCGGGCTGTCGTTTCATTTGGTCAAGAATCTGGGCATCTTTCGGTGATTGTCGAGGATGACGGCCCCGGTATCGCCGAACAGGACCGCGCCGCGGCGACCCGTGCCTTCATCCGGCTGGATGAAGCGCGCAATCAGGATCGCGGCACCGGGGTGGGGCTGGGTCTGGCAATCGCGCGGGATGTGGCACGCGGCCATGGTGGCGCGCTGGAACTTGGCGAAAGCGCCGAATTGGGCGGGCTGCGCGCGGTGCTGAAGTTCCCGCGCTGA
- a CDS encoding M24 family metallopeptidase, with translation MNTHHRDNRKIDPTRGATLGDGTPNDQDRIEIGPTNLAFAEWAAAGLELPDLPAMRRYRWERLVAHVNARDLGGVLMFDPLNIRYATDSTNMQLWNTHNPFRAALVCADGYMVIWDYKNAPFLSGFNPLVREARSGADLFYFDRGDRIGVQADVFAGEIRDLIHEHGGANMRLATDKPMLHALRALERIGFTVTEGEELTEKARSIKGPDEIKAMRCASHACEVAIRAMEDFARANVGDGVTCEDDIWAVLHAENIKRGGEWIETRLLTSGPRTNPWFQECGGRIVQPNEIVAFDTDLVGSYGICVDISRTWWIGDQPPRPDMIAAMRHGHEHIMQNMALLEPGRPLRDLTFKAHQLDPKYQRLKYGCQMHGVGLCDEWPLIAYPDHFVEGAYDYRVEPGMVFCVETLISPDDGDFSIKLEDQVLVTEDGFESLTTYPFDAALMG, from the coding sequence ATGAACACCCACCACCGCGACAACCGCAAGATCGACCCAACCCGTGGCGCAACATTGGGCGACGGCACACCGAACGATCAGGACCGGATCGAGATCGGCCCGACCAACCTCGCCTTCGCCGAATGGGCCGCCGCCGGGCTGGAACTTCCCGATCTGCCCGCGATGCGCCGCTATCGCTGGGAACGGCTTGTCGCGCATGTGAATGCACGCGATCTGGGCGGGGTTCTGATGTTTGACCCGCTCAACATCCGGTACGCCACCGACAGCACCAATATGCAGCTTTGGAACACGCATAACCCGTTTCGCGCGGCGCTGGTTTGCGCCGACGGCTATATGGTGATCTGGGATTACAAGAACGCACCATTCCTCAGCGGGTTCAATCCGCTGGTGCGCGAAGCACGTTCGGGCGCGGATCTGTTTTATTTCGACCGGGGTGACAGGATCGGGGTGCAGGCCGATGTCTTCGCCGGCGAAATCCGCGATCTGATCCATGAGCACGGCGGCGCCAACATGCGACTGGCCACCGACAAACCGATGCTGCACGCGCTGCGCGCCCTTGAACGCATCGGTTTCACGGTGACCGAGGGCGAGGAACTGACCGAAAAGGCGCGATCCATCAAAGGCCCGGATGAGATCAAGGCCATGCGCTGCGCCAGCCACGCCTGCGAGGTCGCGATCCGCGCGATGGAGGATTTCGCCCGCGCCAATGTCGGCGACGGGGTGACTTGCGAAGACGACATCTGGGCCGTCCTGCACGCCGAGAACATCAAGCGCGGGGGCGAATGGATCGAGACGCGTCTGCTGACCTCGGGCCCGCGCACCAACCCGTGGTTTCAGGAATGCGGCGGGCGGATCGTGCAGCCGAACGAGATTGTCGCTTTCGACACCGATCTGGTCGGCAGCTACGGCATCTGCGTCGACATCAGCCGCACCTGGTGGATCGGCGACCAGCCGCCGCGCCCTGACATGATCGCCGCCATGCGCCACGGGCACGAGCACATCATGCAGAACATGGCCCTGCTGGAACCGGGCCGCCCGCTTCGCGATCTGACGTTCAAAGCGCATCAGCTGGACCCGAAATACCAGCGCCTGAAATACGGCTGTCAGATGCACGGCGTCGGCCTGTGCGATGAATGGCCCCTGATCGCCTACCCCGATCATTTCGTCGAAGGCGCTTATGACTACCGGGTCGAGCCCGGAATGGTGTTCTGTGTCGAGACTCTGATCAGCCCGGATGACGGAGATTTCTCGATCAAGCTGGAAGATCAGGTGCTTGTGACCGAAGACGGGTTTGAAAGTTTGACGACATACCCGTTTGATGCAGCCCTGATGGGCTGA
- a CDS encoding NAD-binding protein — MTVAIIGIGNMGQAIAQRLIDLGHTPVLWNRTRSKATAISVASVAPSPVAAAQSAEVILSILANDTAIEAAYFGPDGLCSADLSGKVVVEMCTTSPAQTLALEAAVQAQGGLFLECPVGGTIGPARAGQLLGLAGGSDPAFKAAKSVLTQITRRLEHLGPVGTGAAMKLAINLPLMVYWGAVGEALGLALGQGIDADLAASLLIDSSGAIGAAKNRVPPIAAMLKTGEPGGVALSLDNGIKDMGLMQELAGQHAIPSEVISAALAKATKAAAAGWGDQDASLYGIFGQGPSA, encoded by the coding sequence ATGACCGTTGCAATCATTGGAATCGGCAATATGGGCCAGGCAATCGCCCAGCGGCTGATCGACCTTGGCCACACCCCTGTTTTGTGGAACCGAACCCGTTCAAAAGCGACGGCAATCAGCGTTGCCAGTGTCGCCCCCTCGCCCGTTGCGGCGGCGCAATCGGCTGAGGTGATCCTGTCGATCCTTGCCAATGACACCGCGATCGAGGCGGCGTATTTCGGACCGGACGGTCTGTGTTCCGCCGATCTGTCAGGCAAGGTCGTGGTGGAGATGTGCACGACCTCTCCGGCCCAAACACTGGCGCTGGAGGCTGCGGTTCAGGCGCAGGGCGGGCTGTTTCTGGAGTGCCCGGTGGGTGGTACCATCGGCCCGGCGCGCGCGGGTCAGCTGCTTGGGCTGGCCGGTGGATCAGACCCGGCTTTTAAGGCCGCCAAATCGGTTCTGACCCAGATCACCCGGCGGCTGGAACATCTTGGCCCGGTTGGCACCGGGGCCGCGATGAAACTGGCGATCAACCTGCCGCTGATGGTCTATTGGGGTGCGGTGGGCGAGGCGCTGGGCCTGGCACTGGGTCAGGGCATCGACGCAGATCTTGCAGCCTCCCTTCTGATCGACAGTTCCGGTGCCATCGGGGCCGCAAAAAACCGGGTGCCGCCGATCGCAGCGATGCTGAAAACCGGCGAACCGGGCGGGGTTGCCCTGTCGCTGGACAACGGGATCAAGGACATGGGCCTGATGCAGGAACTGGCCGGGCAACACGCAATACCCTCCGAAGTCATCAGCGCGGCACTGGCCAAGGCAACCAAGGCTGCCGCCGCTGGCTGGGGCGATCAGGATGCCTCGCTCTACGGCATATTCGGACAAGGACCATCCGCATGA